Proteins co-encoded in one bacterium genomic window:
- a CDS encoding ribonuclease H-like domain-containing protein, which translates to MSLPETAVDALRERLRRYGAGLAPRDKTGRSVPAPAHRPAATAAGGDGVEVVRARYALGHRHGRVEIGASIGWVAEEHAGAAAGMVWLDTETTGLAGGTGTYAFLIGLAYVDGDVLVTEQFLLRRLRSEAHLLGAVGERLAGRPHLVTFNGRRFDWPILEARFVLARQRPASPEVHTDLITPARRLWHRVFGTYRLSTLEAEIVGAPRHNDVPGWLIPGIYVEYLRSGDRAALDPVIAHNRADLLAMVALHGEVLRTLHDLEASRVRFDWEGAGMLLLRRGDCGRAAACFDRAVDAAAAPRDRWRALRRLSRAYRLTGAEPARRRRLEAEVASWQAADLYRAHVLEEVAKIRARAGDVAAARGAAGEALEIASRLGLAAPAARLAKRLARLR; encoded by the coding sequence GTGTCCCTGCCTGAGACCGCGGTCGACGCGCTTCGCGAGCGGCTCCGCCGGTACGGGGCGGGCCTCGCGCCGAGGGACAAGACAGGTCGTTCGGTACCGGCGCCGGCCCACCGGCCCGCGGCGACCGCCGCCGGCGGCGACGGCGTCGAAGTGGTCCGCGCGCGCTATGCCCTCGGCCACCGCCACGGGCGCGTCGAGATCGGCGCCAGCATCGGCTGGGTCGCCGAAGAGCACGCGGGGGCGGCCGCCGGCATGGTCTGGCTCGACACCGAAACGACCGGGCTCGCCGGCGGAACCGGAACGTACGCGTTTCTGATCGGGCTGGCCTACGTGGACGGCGACGTGCTCGTCACGGAGCAGTTTCTGCTGCGGCGCCTCCGGTCGGAGGCGCATCTCCTCGGCGCGGTCGGCGAACGGCTCGCGGGACGGCCGCACCTCGTCACGTTCAACGGCCGGCGGTTCGACTGGCCGATCCTCGAGGCGCGGTTCGTCCTCGCGCGCCAGCGCCCGGCCTCGCCGGAGGTCCACACCGATCTCATCACGCCCGCGCGCCGCCTCTGGCACCGCGTCTTCGGCACGTACCGGCTGAGCACGCTGGAGGCGGAGATCGTCGGCGCACCGCGGCACAACGACGTTCCCGGGTGGCTGATCCCCGGCATCTACGTCGAGTATCTGCGATCGGGCGACCGCGCCGCGCTCGATCCGGTGATCGCCCACAACCGCGCCGATCTGCTGGCGATGGTCGCGCTGCACGGCGAGGTGCTCCGGACGCTCCACGATCTGGAGGCCTCGCGGGTGCGGTTCGACTGGGAAGGCGCGGGGATGCTGCTCCTCCGACGCGGCGATTGCGGGCGGGCGGCGGCGTGCTTCGACCGCGCGGTCGACGCGGCGGCGGCACCCCGCGATCGCTGGCGCGCGCTGCGGCGGCTCAGCCGCGCGTACCGGCTCACGGGGGCGGAGCCGGCGCGGCGCCGGCGCCTCGAAGCCGAGGTGGCATCCTGGCAGGCGGCCGATCTCTACCGGGCGCACGTGCTGGAGGAAGTCGCCAAGATCCGCGCGCGCGCAGGGGATGTCGCCGCGGCGCGGGGCGCCGCGGGCGAAGCGCTGGAGATCGCATCGCGCCTCGGCCTCGCCGCGCCCGCGGCGCGGCTTGCAAAGCGGCTCGCCCGGCTCCGCTAA
- a CDS encoding DEAD/DEAH box helicase codes for MTLDQIIEALRARPRFSSHFTAWHTIPERTAQYEPFPSGIDVRLAEALGRTGITRLYSHQAEAYSRVRSGSDIVVVTPTASGKTLCYNLPVLDTALRDHQARALYLFPTKALGADQVDELQTLIHLLGADVRAFTYDGDTPADARRTIRAAGHVVVTNPDMLHTAILPHHTKWLRLFENLRYVVLDELHHYRGVFGSHLANVLRRLARICAFYGSTPQFICCSATIGNPKEHAERLTGRTMALIDRNGAPSGERVVGFYNPPVVNEQLGIRIDAVRESVTLAGELLGGRIQTIFFARSRLAAELLTTYLRAAAERRSLSADAICGYRAGYLPSERRKIEAGLRSGAVRAVAATNALELGIDIGQLSAAVLVGYPGTIASTWQQMGRAGRRRERALAVLVATSAALDQFIVRHPDYLLRQGAEEARTNPDNLLVLASHLKCAAFELPLRDGETFGPNTLPEILAYLEEAGVLHHEDDAWHYIAEAYPAEDVSLRSASQENVVIIDTTDPRPRVIGEIDLASAPAFVHEDAIYIHLGQQYHVDRLDWEERKAYVRRVDVDYYTDAQIATDLRVMAEFAKADDAAHGEVTVTFRPTIFKKLTLSNHENVGFGTIHLPETTLHTTGAWWVFPRSRVADLDNDTLQGALLGVANALHNVAPLYLMCDPRDLGALAETRSPHTGEPTVTVYEQIPGGVGQAERLFALRRDLLDTAASLIEGCGCDAGCPSCVGPVLGLGPDPKRRTLRLLRDVCVPA; via the coding sequence ATGACATTGGACCAGATCATCGAAGCGCTGCGCGCGCGTCCGCGCTTTTCGTCGCATTTCACGGCCTGGCACACCATTCCCGAGCGCACGGCCCAATACGAACCCTTTCCCTCCGGGATCGACGTGCGGCTCGCCGAGGCGCTCGGCCGCACGGGGATCACCCGGTTGTATTCGCATCAAGCCGAGGCGTACAGCCGCGTCCGTTCAGGTTCGGATATCGTCGTTGTCACCCCGACTGCGTCCGGCAAGACGCTCTGCTACAACCTGCCGGTGCTCGATACCGCCCTTCGCGACCACCAGGCCCGCGCGCTGTACCTCTTTCCGACGAAGGCGCTCGGCGCCGATCAGGTGGACGAGCTGCAGACGCTGATTCACCTGCTCGGCGCCGATGTGCGCGCGTTCACGTACGACGGCGACACGCCGGCGGACGCGCGCCGCACGATCCGGGCGGCGGGACACGTCGTCGTGACCAACCCCGACATGCTGCACACCGCGATCCTGCCGCACCACACGAAGTGGCTGCGATTGTTCGAGAACCTCCGGTACGTCGTGCTCGACGAATTGCATCACTACCGCGGCGTGTTCGGCTCCCACCTCGCAAACGTGCTGCGGCGGCTCGCGCGGATCTGCGCGTTCTACGGCAGCACGCCGCAGTTCATCTGCTGCTCGGCCACCATCGGGAACCCGAAAGAGCACGCCGAGCGCCTCACCGGCCGCACGATGGCGCTGATCGACCGCAACGGCGCGCCCTCCGGCGAGCGCGTGGTTGGCTTCTACAATCCGCCGGTCGTCAACGAACAACTCGGCATCCGCATCGACGCAGTGCGCGAGTCCGTGACGCTGGCCGGCGAGTTGCTGGGCGGCCGGATTCAGACGATCTTCTTCGCCCGATCCCGCCTCGCCGCGGAGTTGCTCACCACGTACCTGCGCGCGGCCGCCGAGCGACGCTCGCTGTCCGCCGACGCGATCTGCGGCTACCGCGCAGGCTACCTGCCCTCGGAGCGGCGGAAAATCGAGGCGGGGCTGCGGAGCGGCGCGGTGCGGGCGGTGGCCGCCACCAACGCGCTCGAGCTGGGCATCGACATCGGGCAGCTGAGCGCCGCGGTGCTGGTCGGCTATCCCGGCACGATCGCCAGCACCTGGCAGCAGATGGGCCGGGCCGGCCGGCGGCGCGAGCGGGCGCTCGCGGTCCTGGTCGCAACCAGCGCGGCGCTCGATCAGTTCATCGTCCGCCATCCCGACTATCTGCTGCGCCAGGGCGCCGAAGAAGCCCGCACCAACCCCGACAACCTGCTGGTGCTGGCGAGCCACCTCAAGTGCGCGGCGTTCGAACTCCCCCTGCGCGACGGCGAAACCTTCGGGCCCAACACGCTGCCGGAGATCCTCGCGTACCTCGAGGAGGCCGGCGTCCTGCACCACGAGGACGACGCCTGGCACTACATCGCGGAGGCGTACCCGGCGGAGGACGTCAGCCTGCGCAGCGCGAGCCAGGAGAACGTCGTGATCATCGACACGACCGACCCGCGCCCGCGCGTAATCGGCGAGATCGACCTCGCGTCGGCGCCCGCGTTCGTCCACGAGGACGCGATCTATATCCACCTCGGCCAGCAGTACCACGTCGACCGGCTCGATTGGGAGGAACGGAAGGCCTACGTCAGGCGGGTCGACGTCGATTACTACACCGACGCCCAGATCGCGACCGACCTGCGCGTGATGGCCGAGTTCGCCAAGGCGGACGACGCGGCGCACGGCGAAGTCACGGTGACGTTCCGGCCGACGATCTTCAAGAAACTGACCCTCTCCAACCACGAGAACGTCGGCTTCGGCACGATCCACCTGCCGGAGACGACGCTGCACACGACCGGCGCCTGGTGGGTGTTCCCGCGGTCTCGCGTCGCCGACCTCGACAACGACACGCTGCAGGGCGCGCTGCTCGGGGTGGCCAACGCGCTGCACAACGTCGCGCCGCTCTATCTGATGTGCGATCCCCGCGACCTCGGCGCGCTCGCCGAGACGCGCTCGCCGCACACCGGCGAGCCGACGGTGACGGTCTACGAGCAGATCCCGGGCGGGGTGGGGCAGGCGGAGCGGCTGTTCGCGCTGCGGCGCGACCTGTTGGACACCGCCGCCTCGCTGATCGAAGGTTGCGGCTGCGACGCCGGCTGCCCGTCCTGCGTCGGTCCCGTCCTCGGCCTCGGTCCGGACCCGAAACGCCGGACGCTGCGCCTGCTGCGCGACGTCTGTGTCCCTGCCTGA
- a CDS encoding DinB family protein encodes MSRPDTLRLHDLVVDHVYTLPEKEGWQWQPPLTHALSSLSAAQAAWKPSPDRHSIWQIVRHLTLWKGGVVDAWNGNPADGRQLLACDRREAGGGEQEWTRDRQMLLRSRSNC; translated from the coding sequence ATGAGCCGGCCCGACACGCTGAGGCTCCACGATCTCGTAGTCGACCACGTCTACACACTGCCGGAGAAAGAGGGATGGCAGTGGCAGCCGCCCCTGACCCACGCGCTGTCCAGCCTGTCCGCGGCGCAGGCGGCGTGGAAGCCGTCGCCGGACCGGCACTCGATTTGGCAAATCGTCCGCCACCTGACCCTGTGGAAGGGCGGCGTGGTCGACGCCTGGAACGGCAATCCGGCCGACGGACGGCAGCTCCTCGCTTGCGATCGGCGAGAGGCCGGGGGCGGCGAGCAAGAGTGGACGCGCGACCGGCAGATGCTGCTCCGATCTCGCTCGAACTGTTGA
- the cutA gene encoding glyceraldehyde dehydrogenase subunit alpha — MAVSRYVGARVRRIEDPKLIRGEGQFVDDLTLPSMLHAAFVRSPHAHARIVRIDLGAARAMPGVTAAFAASDLPEIQKPLPILTVADMQSAAHRPLASGEVHYAGQPVAVVVADDAYRARDAAERVTVEYAPLPAVIDLERAAAGAPYVHESLGTNVAYRQVLDEGDVEAAFRGAPVVVRRRMINQRLAPVSLEPRGTVAMYDGSTGQGILTVWNSTQEAHALRDGIAQTLGLETGRIRVITPDVGGGFGAKLNTYPEDVVVAQVARRLGRAVKWIETRRENMLTTTHGRAQVADLEAAAERDGRLRGLRMRVLADLGGELIYLTAIIPTLTPLMIQGPYKIPAIRSELLALYTNTCPTGAYRGAGRPEATYYLERIMDLVAREAGVDPAEVRRRNFIPPAEFPYKTLTGATYDSGEYAKPLDEALRLSDYAALRRRQEEARREGRLLGIGLSSYVEICGFGPWELGTVRMNPDATVTVITGTSPHGQGGATGLAQIVSDALGISPEQVTVVHGDTLMVQYGGGTSGSRSMSLGGSAVYLASMEVREQILGIAAVMLEAAKTDLVLEDGGVTVRGAPGRGVALAEIAKAAYAGRHLPENQSPGLEATSRFKSEGTTFPFGTHVCVAEVDADTGSVRLERYVCVDDCGRVINPLLVDGQIHGGIAQGAAQALLEYAAYDEQGQLLTAALSEYAVPKAHHMPRVERGRSVTPTPRNPLGAKGIGEAATIGSTPCVVNAVVDALAHLGVRHLDMPLSPERVRAAIAEAQDTRGRPR; from the coding sequence GTGGCGGTCTCCCGGTATGTCGGCGCTCGGGTGAGGCGCATCGAGGACCCCAAGCTCATCCGCGGCGAGGGTCAGTTCGTCGACGATCTGACGCTGCCGAGCATGCTGCACGCCGCCTTCGTGCGCAGCCCGCACGCCCACGCGCGGATCGTGCGGATCGATCTCGGCGCGGCGCGCGCAATGCCGGGCGTGACCGCGGCCTTTGCCGCATCGGACCTCCCGGAGATCCAGAAGCCGCTTCCGATCCTGACCGTCGCCGACATGCAGAGCGCTGCGCACCGTCCGCTCGCCTCCGGCGAGGTGCACTATGCCGGGCAGCCGGTCGCCGTGGTTGTGGCCGACGACGCGTACCGCGCCCGGGACGCCGCGGAGCGCGTGACCGTGGAATACGCGCCGCTGCCGGCCGTGATCGACCTGGAGCGGGCGGCGGCCGGGGCACCGTACGTCCATGAATCGCTCGGCACGAACGTGGCGTACCGGCAGGTGCTCGACGAGGGGGACGTGGAGGCGGCTTTCCGCGGGGCGCCGGTCGTCGTACGCCGGCGCATGATCAACCAGCGCCTCGCGCCCGTATCGCTCGAGCCCCGGGGCACCGTCGCGATGTACGACGGCAGCACGGGGCAGGGCATCCTGACCGTCTGGAACTCCACGCAGGAAGCGCACGCGCTTCGAGACGGGATCGCGCAGACGCTCGGGCTCGAGACCGGGCGGATCCGGGTGATCACACCGGACGTCGGCGGGGGGTTCGGGGCGAAGCTCAACACGTATCCGGAGGACGTCGTCGTCGCGCAGGTGGCGCGTCGCCTCGGCCGCGCGGTGAAATGGATCGAGACGCGGCGGGAAAACATGCTCACCACGACCCACGGTCGCGCGCAGGTGGCCGACCTCGAGGCCGCCGCTGAGCGCGACGGCCGTCTGCGGGGGCTGCGCATGCGCGTGCTCGCCGACCTCGGCGGTGAGCTGATCTACCTGACGGCGATCATCCCGACGCTCACGCCGCTCATGATCCAGGGGCCCTACAAGATCCCGGCGATCCGCAGCGAGTTGCTCGCGCTCTACACGAACACGTGCCCGACCGGCGCCTACCGTGGCGCGGGCCGGCCGGAAGCGACCTACTACCTCGAGCGGATTATGGATCTCGTGGCGCGCGAGGCCGGCGTGGACCCGGCGGAAGTCCGGCGGCGCAACTTCATCCCGCCCGCGGAGTTTCCGTACAAAACCCTCACCGGCGCGACGTACGACTCCGGCGAGTACGCGAAGCCCCTCGACGAGGCGCTGCGGCTCTCCGATTATGCCGCCCTGCGGCGGCGGCAGGAAGAGGCGCGGCGGGAGGGCCGCCTCCTCGGTATCGGCCTTTCCAGTTACGTCGAGATCTGCGGCTTCGGCCCGTGGGAACTCGGCACCGTTCGAATGAACCCCGACGCCACGGTGACCGTGATCACCGGGACGTCACCCCACGGGCAGGGCGGCGCCACCGGGCTGGCCCAGATCGTCTCCGACGCGCTCGGGATTTCGCCTGAGCAGGTGACGGTGGTGCACGGCGACACCCTGATGGTCCAGTACGGCGGCGGCACGAGCGGAAGTCGCAGCATGTCGCTCGGCGGCTCCGCCGTGTACCTGGCCTCGATGGAGGTGCGGGAGCAGATACTCGGCATCGCCGCCGTGATGCTCGAAGCCGCTAAGACCGACCTCGTGCTCGAGGACGGCGGTGTGACGGTGCGCGGCGCGCCGGGACGGGGTGTTGCGCTCGCCGAGATCGCGAAGGCGGCCTATGCCGGCCGGCATCTCCCCGAGAACCAGAGCCCGGGCCTCGAGGCGACGAGCCGGTTCAAGTCGGAGGGGACCACGTTTCCCTTCGGCACCCACGTCTGCGTCGCGGAGGTCGACGCCGACACCGGCAGTGTGCGCCTCGAACGCTACGTCTGCGTGGACGACTGCGGCCGCGTCATCAATCCGCTGCTCGTCGACGGACAGATCCACGGCGGCATCGCGCAGGGCGCCGCGCAGGCGCTGCTCGAGTATGCGGCCTACGACGAGCAGGGCCAGTTGCTCACCGCCGCCCTGTCCGAGTACGCCGTCCCGAAGGCCCACCACATGCCGCGCGTCGAGCGCGGCCGGTCGGTCACGCCGACCCCGCGCAACCCGCTCGGGGCCAAAGGGATCGGCGAGGCCGCGACGATCGGCTCGACGCCGTGCGTCGTGAACGCGGTCGTGGACGCCCTCGCGCACCTGGGCGTCCGGCACCTCGACATGCCGCTCTCTCCCGAGCGCGTGCGGGCCGCGATCGCAGAGGCGCAGGATACGCGGGGGAGGCCCCGATGA
- a CDS encoding NAD(P)H-dependent oxidoreductase, translating to MPEPLSVAVFSGSLRAVSYNRALARAVRDLAPPFLAVRIEEIDAIPLYNFDLERAAFPEAVTRLKHALRAADGTLIITPEHNFSMSGVLKNVIDWISRPPGDSALRGKPVGILGATTGQAGTARAQMHLRDVLVNLNAIVMPQPAVLIARAGDKFDADGRLTDEETANHVRAFLAAFARWIGLIARKPVPED from the coding sequence ATGCCTGAGCCGCTCTCCGTCGCCGTGTTCTCCGGCAGCCTGCGCGCGGTGTCGTACAACCGCGCGCTCGCACGCGCGGTGCGCGACCTCGCGCCGCCCTTCCTCGCCGTCCGGATCGAGGAGATCGACGCGATCCCGCTCTACAATTTCGATCTGGAGAGGGCGGCGTTTCCCGAGGCGGTCACGCGCCTCAAGCACGCGCTGCGCGCCGCGGACGGCACGCTGATCATCACGCCCGAACACAACTTCTCGATGTCCGGGGTGCTCAAGAACGTGATCGACTGGATCAGCCGGCCGCCGGGAGACTCCGCGCTCCGCGGCAAGCCGGTCGGCATCCTCGGCGCCACGACCGGGCAGGCCGGGACGGCGCGGGCGCAGATGCATCTGCGCGACGTGCTCGTCAACCTCAACGCCATCGTCATGCCGCAGCCGGCCGTGCTGATCGCGCGCGCCGGCGACAAATTCGACGCGGACGGCCGGCTCACCGACGAGGAAACGGCGAACCACGTGCGCGCGTTCCTGGCCGCCTTCGCGCGGTGGATCGGGTTGATTGCCCGAAAGCCGGTGCCGGAGGACTAG
- a CDS encoding MFS transporter, whose amino-acid sequence MHPRVRAALLVAAAASFLNPYMVSALTVALPAVGREFHTDAATLSWITTAYLLASVVCFVPFGRLADLYGRRRLFTIGVVWFVLASVACALAPSTAVLLVCRVLQGVASAMIFSNGVAMLTAVAPPELRGRLLGVTVACVYTGLSLGPIIGGVLTQVFGWRSVFLGTVPLGFATFVLAAWYLPGGADAPRAETGAAERADGIDAVSVALYAAMFIGFAIGLSLVPAPPSPWLIAAGLAAGAAFAFRSLRVRSPVLDVRLFQTNRVFTLSSLAALLNYAAGSPSAFLVSLSLQYLKGMTPVHAGAVLIAQPATQAVISPAAGWLSERIEPRTVASIGMAMTAGGLAALAAAPPGAPVSYVAAALIVMGAGFGLFSSPNTNAIMSSVPPRIYGVAAGVTSTVRIAGQLLSFAAITMIFNAFLGSAPVTAENLLRFRAAARLGFAVFAAACATGVLASLARGNVHAGTGPPTSAPVRMLESPAPLVLSSQGPRPRSRPPGGAFRKEPTDA is encoded by the coding sequence ATGCATCCGAGAGTCAGGGCCGCGCTGCTGGTCGCGGCCGCCGCGTCGTTTCTCAATCCCTACATGGTCAGCGCGCTCACCGTCGCGCTCCCGGCGGTCGGCCGGGAGTTCCACACCGACGCCGCGACGCTGAGCTGGATTACGACCGCCTACCTGCTGGCGAGCGTCGTCTGCTTCGTGCCGTTCGGGCGCCTCGCGGACCTGTACGGCCGCCGGCGGCTGTTCACGATCGGGGTCGTGTGGTTCGTGCTGGCGTCGGTGGCCTGCGCGCTGGCCCCGTCCACGGCCGTGCTGCTCGTCTGCCGCGTCCTCCAGGGCGTGGCCTCGGCGATGATCTTCAGCAACGGGGTCGCGATGCTGACCGCGGTCGCGCCGCCCGAGCTGCGCGGCCGGCTGCTGGGGGTCACCGTCGCGTGCGTGTACACCGGGCTGTCGCTCGGCCCGATCATCGGCGGCGTGCTGACGCAGGTCTTCGGCTGGCGGTCGGTGTTCCTCGGTACGGTCCCGCTGGGTTTCGCCACGTTTGTCCTCGCCGCGTGGTACCTGCCGGGCGGCGCCGACGCGCCTCGTGCCGAAACCGGGGCCGCCGAGCGCGCGGACGGCATCGACGCCGTAAGCGTCGCGCTCTACGCGGCGATGTTCATCGGGTTCGCGATCGGGCTGTCGCTCGTGCCCGCTCCGCCCTCGCCGTGGCTGATCGCCGCCGGACTGGCCGCGGGCGCGGCGTTCGCGTTCCGGTCGTTGCGCGTCCGGTCGCCCGTCCTGGACGTCCGCCTGTTCCAGACCAACCGCGTCTTCACGCTGTCCAGCCTCGCGGCGCTGCTCAACTACGCCGCGGGGTCGCCGAGCGCGTTCCTCGTCAGCCTGTCCCTACAGTATCTGAAGGGCATGACGCCGGTGCACGCGGGCGCGGTGCTGATCGCGCAGCCGGCCACGCAGGCCGTGATTTCGCCCGCGGCCGGCTGGCTCTCCGAGCGGATCGAACCCCGCACCGTCGCCTCCATCGGAATGGCGATGACGGCCGGAGGGCTGGCCGCGCTTGCCGCCGCGCCGCCCGGAGCACCGGTCTCGTACGTCGCCGCGGCACTCATCGTGATGGGCGCCGGCTTCGGGTTGTTCTCCTCGCCGAACACCAACGCGATCATGAGCAGCGTCCCGCCGCGCATCTACGGGGTTGCCGCGGGCGTCACCAGCACTGTGCGGATCGCGGGACAACTGCTGAGCTTCGCCGCGATCACGATGATCTTCAACGCTTTCCTCGGCTCAGCGCCGGTAACGGCCGAGAACCTGCTCCGCTTCCGCGCCGCCGCCCGCCTCGGGTTTGCCGTCTTCGCGGCCGCGTGCGCGACCGGTGTGCTGGCGTCGCTCGCCCGCGGCAATGTGCATGCCGGGACCGGTCCGCCGACCTCCGCGCCCGTCCGCATGCTCGAATCTCCGGCGCCCCTCGTCCTGTCTTCGCAGGGCCCCCGACCGCGGTCGCGGCCTCCCGGCGGCGCCTTCAGGAAGGAGCCGACAGATGCCTGA
- a CDS encoding SDR family oxidoreductase, producing the protein MQVDLSGRVAVVSGASAGIGRAIAHGFAEAGADVVIGSRREDAVTRAADEIAGATRRTAVPVVADVATPAGVERLLGAARERFRRLDVLVANAGGPPAGSGLTLTDAQWEQAYNQNLMSAVRLIRGAVPLMRANGWGRILTVITSGVKVPIPQLVLSNVFRSGVVAFTKTLSFELAPHNILVNNLAPGRIDTDRVRWLDGVRAKETGKPVEAIVKESEAGIPLGRYGEPREFAALAVFLASEAASYITGQTICIDGGQMRSMM; encoded by the coding sequence ATGCAGGTGGATCTGTCAGGCCGGGTCGCGGTCGTATCGGGCGCGAGCGCCGGGATCGGGCGCGCGATCGCGCACGGCTTCGCGGAGGCCGGCGCCGACGTTGTGATCGGCAGCCGCCGGGAGGACGCCGTCACCCGAGCGGCGGACGAGATCGCCGGGGCGACGCGCCGGACCGCGGTGCCCGTCGTCGCCGACGTCGCCACCCCCGCGGGCGTGGAACGGCTCCTCGGCGCCGCCCGGGAGCGGTTCCGCCGGCTCGACGTCCTCGTCGCCAACGCCGGCGGGCCGCCGGCCGGATCCGGCCTCACGTTGACCGACGCGCAGTGGGAGCAGGCCTACAACCAGAACCTCATGAGCGCCGTACGCCTGATTCGCGGCGCGGTGCCGCTGATGCGGGCGAACGGCTGGGGCCGCATCCTCACCGTGATCACCTCGGGCGTCAAGGTCCCGATTCCGCAACTGGTCCTGAGCAACGTCTTCCGGTCGGGCGTGGTGGCGTTTACGAAGACCCTGTCGTTCGAGCTCGCGCCCCACAACATCCTCGTCAACAATCTGGCGCCGGGCCGGATCGACACGGACCGGGTGCGCTGGCTCGACGGTGTGCGCGCCAAGGAGACGGGCAAACCGGTCGAAGCGATCGTCAAGGAAAGCGAAGCCGGCATCCCGCTCGGCCGCTACGGGGAGCCGCGGGAGTTCGCCGCGCTGGCGGTCTTCCTCGCGTCCGAGGCCGCCAGCTACATTACCGGCCAGACGATCTGCATCGACGGCGGACAAATGCGCTCGATGATGTAG
- the proB gene encoding glutamate 5-kinase, translating to MTPLAAATRIVLKVGTTTLTGGAPVVDPARITAVAEDIAAAVGRRREVLLVSSGAIVTGAGLLGRRRPRRLIDKQAFAAVGQPVLMQRYSAAFDRLGLRVAQILLTRQDFEDRRRYVNARQTLLALLAEGVVPVINENDTIATDEIQIGDNDTLSALVASLVAASLLVVLSDVEGLMTADPRRQRGARLIPTVERIDARIVSAARRTVTAQGVGGMATKVEAARIATESGVATVVTGGAVQRPLARLLSGERLGTLFLPAGRFSGRGRWLAFGLVARGTLVVDDGASAALRRGKSLLPAGIVGIGGTFDAGEAVTIADGRGQELARGLVNYSSANLARIQGRRSSEIARLLGDKTHDEVVHRDNLVVTAGLPNGREGGRDRIGR from the coding sequence GTGACGCCGCTCGCGGCGGCGACCCGGATCGTCCTCAAGGTCGGTACGACCACGCTGACCGGCGGTGCTCCGGTCGTCGACCCCGCGCGGATTACCGCCGTCGCGGAGGACATCGCGGCCGCCGTCGGGCGGCGGCGCGAGGTGCTGCTGGTCTCCTCCGGCGCCATCGTGACCGGCGCGGGGCTCCTCGGCCGCCGCCGGCCGCGGCGCCTCATTGACAAGCAGGCGTTCGCCGCGGTCGGGCAGCCGGTGTTGATGCAGCGGTACAGCGCGGCGTTCGACCGGCTCGGGCTGCGCGTTGCGCAGATCCTGCTGACGCGCCAGGATTTCGAAGACCGCCGGCGCTATGTCAACGCGCGGCAAACGCTGCTCGCGCTGCTCGCCGAGGGCGTCGTGCCCGTGATCAACGAGAACGACACGATCGCCACCGACGAGATCCAGATCGGCGACAACGACACGCTCTCGGCGCTCGTGGCGAGCCTCGTCGCGGCGAGTCTGCTCGTCGTGCTGTCGGACGTCGAGGGTCTCATGACGGCCGATCCCCGGCGCCAGCGGGGGGCGCGCCTGATCCCGACCGTGGAGCGTATCGATGCGCGGATCGTCAGCGCGGCGCGGCGCACCGTGACCGCGCAGGGCGTCGGGGGCATGGCGACCAAGGTGGAAGCCGCCCGCATCGCCACCGAATCCGGGGTGGCGACCGTGGTCACGGGCGGCGCGGTGCAGCGCCCTCTCGCGCGGCTCCTGAGCGGGGAGCGCCTCGGAACACTGTTTCTGCCAGCGGGTCGCTTCTCCGGCCGCGGGCGCTGGCTCGCGTTCGGCCTGGTCGCCCGAGGCACCCTCGTCGTGGACGACGGCGCCTCGGCCGCGCTGCGCCGCGGCAAGAGCCTTCTCCCGGCCGGGATCGTCGGAATCGGCGGCACGTTCGACGCGGGCGAGGCAGTGACGATCGCCGACGGCCGCGGGCAGGAGCTGGCCCGAGGACTCGTCAACTACTCGAGCGCGAATCTCGCCAGAATCCAGGGCCGCCGGAGCTCCGAGATCGCGCGCCTCCTCGGCGACAAGACCCACGATGAAGTCGTTCACCGCGACAACCTGGTGGTAACGGCAGGACTGCCGAACGGCCGCGAGGGCGGCCGAGACCGGATCGGCCGGTGA